In a single window of the Hypanus sabinus isolate sHypSab1 chromosome 15, sHypSab1.hap1, whole genome shotgun sequence genome:
- the LOC132405117 gene encoding uncharacterized protein LOC132405117 — protein sequence MSAQSSIKSTPPSDRGSKPTSSKSTQARAKAEAAKVRLRYARQEAVLKMKLATREAEIQKEKAAREAEAAAREAEAAAREAETQLEMAKISTELQVLQLEREEEAAMAEAEYIEEAEGSRDLTEARSTLERTRLERTSDYVQSQIDRQARLPSPYVFDNFPSYEEPQRVTIASHPYEEGNLPSRLRDEVKNERTVNAPSPPQQDGGEGEVHSRTTIVSSNCTEVCGQTQSSRYCSEICLTEVYPKEAQQDITKRKVTDETLGQSVFVQTEHGNKLAQSAQDTISLKPKDTKVVRDEANNGVAPLPFREPRQHSPDNKEQAVKRFTSLRKTQKRKPEMQQRTRLAHEVLCTLMAEVTAIINAQSFLPVSSDPENPFILSPSMLPTQKAATPPPPGDFSDKDLYTKQWRQVQALANQFWPRWRQKYLPLLQQRQKWTEPRRNLQVGDLVLLRDKQIARNSWPTARITATFPSEDGHVRKIELKTTDQGDVKLYQRPVTEVILLLPND from the coding sequence atgtcagctcaatccagcatcaagtcgacgccgcccagcgacaggggcagtaaaccgacatcaagtaagtccacccaggcaagagccaaggcagaagccgccaaggtgcgactgcgttacgccagacaagaagcagttttgaaaatgaaactggccaccagagaagccgaaatccagaaagaaaaggctgccagagaagccgaagcggctgccagagaagccgaagcggccgcccgagaagccgaaacccagttggaaatggcaaaaatatcaacagagttgcaagtgctgcagctagaaagagaagaagaagctgccatggcggaagcagagtacatagaagaagctgaagggtcgcgtgatctgaccgaagcaagatctactttagaaaggaccagactggaacgcacaagcgactatgtacaatctcaaatagacaggcaggctcgtctcccctctccatacgtattcgataacttccccagctacgaggaacctcagagagtcacgattgcatcacatccatacgaggaaggaaatttaccctcacggctccgtgatgaagtcaagaatgaaagaaccgtcaacgctccttcacccccacaacaggacggcggggagggagaggttcactccaggacaacaattgtcagctcgaactgtacagaagtttgcggtcaaactcagtcaagccgttattgttccgagatctgcctcactgaggtgtaccctaaagaagcacaacaagacattaccaagcgtaaagtaaccgacgagacgctaggtcagtcagtttttgttcaaaccgagcacggaaacaaacttgcacaatcagctcaagataccatttctttaaaacccaaagacaccaaggtcgtcagagatgaagcaaataatggggttgccccattgcctttcagagaaccacgccagcactcaccagataacaaagagcaggcagtcaaacggttcacgtccttacggaaaacccagaaaaggaaacctgagatgcagcaacgcacccgattggcccacgaggtactgtgcaccctaatggcagaggtcacagccattataaacgcacaatcattcctacctgtgtcttctgacccagaaaacccctttatactttcacCGTCAATGCTCCCTACACAGAAGGCAGctacacctcctccaccaggagacttctcagacaaggatttgtacacaaagcaatggagacaagtccaggctctggcaaatcagttctggcctcgctggagacaaaaatatctacctttgttgcaacagagacaaaagtggacagaaccccgaaggaatcttcaagttggagatttagtcctgctcagggacaagcaaatcgcccgcaacagctggccaacggccagaatcactgctacattccctagcgaggatggacatgtcaggaagatcgaattgaagactaccgaccaaggcgatgtgaaactttaccaaaggccagttacagaagttattctacttctacccaatgactga